DNA sequence from the Oncorhynchus clarkii lewisi isolate Uvic-CL-2024 chromosome 24, UVic_Ocla_1.0, whole genome shotgun sequence genome:
CTGCTATTCTATCATCCCCTGACACCTGTCAGACACACTATGTCCTGTatgttccactctctctctttctctctttttgttgAACACCTCTTAAATGCAGATTATTTGAggaaggagaggagtgaggatggaggagtgaggatgacgatggggggatgaggaggaggagatggaggagtgaggatggggttgaggaggagatggaggagtggGGATGAGGATGGGGGGAtgaggaggaaagaggatgagGATGGGGGGatgaggagaagatggaggagtgagggtggggggatgaggaggagagaagatgaggatgAGATGTAGGAGTGAGGatggggggatgaggaggagaggatgagaatggggggatgaggaggagagaagatgaggatgagatggaggagtgaggatgggggaaggagagaggatgaggggggggggggagggaggatgaggggggaggagggggaaggaggagggaggatgaggggaaggcgggaggatgaggggggaggaggagggaggagtgaggatgggggaaggagggaggaggagggggaagggggaggagggaggatgagggggaaggaggagggaggatgaggggaaggagggagaatgaggggggaggaggagggaggagtgaggatgggggaaggagggaggaggagggggaaggggggaggagggaggatgaggggggaggagggaggatgagggggaaggaggagggaggatgaggggaaggagggaggatgaggaggagggggaggagtgaggatgggggaggagggaggatgagggggaggagggaggaagaggcggaggagggggggaagaggagggaggatgagggtgaaggaggagggaggggtaggaggagggaggagggaggaagagggggaggaggggggaggagggggaggcaggtcaGTGTAAAAGGAGAGAGTGGAGTTGGATAATAtctgaggagaacagagagacagatgtacagtttattattattagtagtagtggtagtagtttgatgtacagtatattactattagtattagtagtttTACAGTACTGCAGACTCACTAATGTATCACAACTCTAACTTCtgatattgaattttaaaaagtACAAGATGGAAAGATTGTCCCGATGTGGAGAAAACGATGACAGAAGGTCTTCACTCTGGATAcagtccagcccaaacacaccCAGGGTTAGGGGGGTTACCAGCCCAAACACACCCAGGGTTAGGGGGGTTACCAGCCCAAACACACCCAGGGTTAGGGCCGTTAACAGACCAAACACACCCAGGGTTAGGGCCGTTAACAGATCAAACACACCCAGGGTTAGGGGCGTTACCAGCCCAAACACACCCAGGGTTAGGGGCGTTACCAGACCAAACACACCCAGGGTTAGGGGCGTTAACAGACCAAACACACCCAGGGTTAGGGGCGTTAACAGACCGACAAGACCCAGGGTTAGGGGCGTTTTCCAGACCAAACACACCCAGGGTTAGGGGCATTACCAGACCAAACACACCCAGGGTTAGGGCGTTACCAAACCAAACACCCCCAGGGTTAGGGGCGTTACCAGACCAAACACCCCCAGGGTTAGGGGCGTTACCAGACCAAACACACCCAGGGTTAGGGGCATTACCAGACCAAACACACCCAGGGTTAGGGCGTTACCAAACCAAACACCCCCAGGGTTAGGGGCGTTACCAGACCAAACACCCCCAGGGTTAGGGGCGTTACCAGACCAAACACACCCAGGGTTAGGGCGTTACCAAACCAAACACACCCAGGGTTAGGGGCGTTAACAGACCGACAAGACCCAGGGTTAGGGGCGTTACCAAACCAAACACCCCCAGGGTTAGGGGCGTTACCAGACCAAACACCCCCAGGGTTAGGGGCGTTACCAGACCAAACACACCCAGGGTTAGGGGCGTTACCAAACCAAACACACCCAGGGTTAGGGCGTTACCAAACCAAACACACCCAGGGTTAGGGGCGTTACCAAACCAAACACACCCAGGGGTTAGGGGCGTTAACAGACCAAACACACCCAGGGTTAGGGGCGTTACCAGACCAAACACCCCCAGGGTTAGGGGCGTTACCAGACCAAACACACCCAGGGTTAGGGGCGTTACCAAACCAAACACACCCAGGGTTAGGGGCGTTACCAAACCAAACACACCCAGGGTTAGGGGCGTTAACAGACCAAACACACCCAGGGTTAGGGGCGTTAACAGACCAAACACACCCAGGGTTAGGGGGGTTACCAGACCAAACACACCCAGGGTTAGGGGCGTTACCAGACCAAACACCCTCAGGGTTAGGGGCGTTAACAGACCAAACAACACCAGGGTTAGGACCGTTACCAGACCGACAAGACCCAGGGTTAGGGGCGTTACCAGACCAAACACGCCCAGGGTTAGGGGCGTTACCAGACCGACAAGACCCAGGGTTAGGGGCGTTACCAAACCAAACACCCCCAGGGTTAGGGGCGTTACCAGACCAAACACACCCAGGGTTAGGGGCGTTACCAGACCAAAAACACCCAGGGTTAGGGGCGTTACCAGACCGATATCACCCAGGGTTAGGGGCGTTACCGAACCGATATCACCGAGGGTTAGGGACGTTACCAGACCCGATATCACCCATGGTTAGGGGCGTTACCAGACCGATATCACCCAGGGTTAGGGGCGTTACCAGACCGATATCACCCAGGGTTAGGGGCGTTACCAGACCAAACAcctccagggttaggggcgtTACCAGACCAAACACCCCCAGGGTTAGGGGCGTTACCAGACCAAACACCCCCAGGGTTAGGGGCGTTACCAGACCAAACACACCCAGGGTTAGGGGCGTTACCAAACCAAACACACCCAGGGTTAGGGGCGTTACCAAACCAAACACACCCAGGGTTAGGGGCGTTAACAGACCAAACACACCCAGGGTTAGGGGCGTTAACAGACCAAACACACCCAGGGTTAGGGGGGTTACCAGACCAAACACACCCAGGGTTAGGTGCGTTACCAGACCAAACACCCTCAGGGTTAGGGGCGTTAACAGACCAAACAACACCAGGGTTAGGACCGTTACCAGACCGACAAGACCCAGGGTTAGGGGCGTTACCAGACCAAACACGCCCAGGGTTAGGGGCGTTACCAGACCGACAAGACCCAGGGTTAGGGGCGTTACCAAACCAAACACCCCCAGGGTTAGGGGCGTTACCAGACCAAACACACCCAGGGTTAGGGGCGTTACCAGACCAAAAACACCCAGGGTTAGGGGCGTTACCAGACCGATATCACCCAGGGTTAGGGGCGTTACCGAACCGATATCACCGAGGGTTAGGGACGTTACCAGACCCGATATCACCCATGGTTAGGGGCGTTACCAGACCGATATCACCCAGGGTTAGGGGCGTTACCAGACCGATATCACCCAGGGTTAGGGGCGTTACCAGACCAAACAcctccagggttaggggcgtTACCAGACCAAACACCCCCAGGGTTAGGGGCGTTACCAGACCAAACACACCCAGGGTTAGGGCCGTTAACAGACCAAACACACCCAGGGTTAGGGGCGTTACCAGACCAAACACACCCAGGGTTAGGGCCGTTAACAGACCAAACACACCCAGGGTTAGGGGCGTTACCATACCAAACACCCCCAGGGTTAGGGGCGTTACCATACCAAACACCCTCAGGGTTAGGGGCGTTACCAGACCAAACAACCCCAGGGTTAGGACCGTTACCAGACCGACAAGACCCAGGGTTAGGGGCGTTACCAGACCAAACACACCCAGGGTTAGGGGCGTTACCAGACCGATATCACCCAGGGTTAGGGGCGTTACCAGACCGATATCACCCAGGGTTAGGGGCGTTACCAGACCAAACAcctccagggttaggggcgtTACCAGACCAAACACCCCCAGGGTTAGGGGCGTTACCAGACCAAACACCCCCAGGGTTAGGGGCGTTACCAGACCAAACACCCCCAGGGTTAGGGGCGTTACCAGACCAAACAACACTTAACAGAGAGCAATTCTAGAAGGAAAAAGAGGTGGCCAGTGTGGAACAGCcctggttaagggttagggttcaaGTTAGGATCATTAAGACTGTAGGCTTCATTAACTAACACGTAGGAAGTACATGTGATCAAACAATTCAATAATGGTACAGGTCAACACTTAAAAACAACTATAGACAGGACCTTGCTAAGGCTGTTCTAGATCCTATACAGTAAACAACAGTAATTCAAACAGATCATATATTATCAACAGTTAACAGTTGTATTTCTTTAAGCTCTTTAAAAAGCAAACCCTCCGCAATCAAAGGCATCAAAGTCGGAGTCTCCTCCCTCGAAGTCGAAGCTGTTGAATTGTGGGGGGTTGTCTACGTCCTGACTACAATGGAAGGACCCGCCCGACCCCCCTCCCATCTCTGAGAAGCTCCCCGCCCCTCCACCGTGGCCCAGCGGGCCCAGATCCTGCAGGCCAGAGGCTCTGGaggtcagaggggaggagggagagcaggACTGGAGGTAGCCCAGAGCGGAGGAGGCTGCTGCCCCTCCCATCAGCAGACACACCGCCCTCACCGCCCGCGCGTCACTGCTGTTACCGTGGCGAAGACAGTCTGACGTGCGGTGGGGCGGAGCTACTGACGCCACGCTACGCACGGACCGCACTGACTGTCTGTGTCCAcctcctagacacacacacacgcacacgcacacacacacacacacacaaagaaaacaaataaacacaagatacagtacagtataccaaTGTGTGACTGACCCAGGCTGTTGTCTCTCTGTTAATGTCCTGACTGTTGTCTCTCTGTTAATGTCCTGACTGTTGTCTCTCTGTTAATGTCCTGACTGTTGTCTCTCTGTTAATGTCCTGACTGTTGTCTCTCTGTTAATGTCCTGACTGTTGTCTCTTTGTTAATGTCCTGATTGTTGTCTCTCTGTTAATGTCCTTACTGACCCAGACTGTTGTCTCTCTGTTGATGTCCTGACTTGCCCAGGCTGTTGTCTCTGAAGGACCCGGCCCGGGAGGCTGAGGGCGTGGTGGTGGGGGTGACGGTCGGGGTGCCAGTCGGGGTGGCGGTGGGGGTCGAGGTGCTCACTGTCGCCCGTGGCGAGGCAGTGTCCCTGTCGGTGGGAGTGTCAGGTTGGGGGTCTCTGTCTGTGATGTGGGCGGTGAGGCTCGGGGTCAgactctgctgtctctgcagGACGAGCGTTGACATcacaccctggaggaaacaggaagTCAACTACCGTCAGATAACTAACCCTGGACAGAATATAAATAACAACTGCTTTTTAAGGGTACTTATAAGGACTACATTACCCATACATACTGCATTCATAAGCTGTACGTTAGCATTTTCAATCATTCTAAATTCTACTGTTAACTCATGGGGGTAGTTATACGAGATAGCAACAGTGAGGTACTTACCTCTCTCACTTTCCTGATCAACTTCAGCCAGAGACTGTGGACGACACACAAACTGTCTGTTAAGGTAATGTTTACAGATCAGACCTTTAGTCTAGACTGAAACCCGGATAAGATAATAACAGAAAACTTTTGTTAGATTAGACACTACAGCAGCCAAAATCATCTGGACATAGAGTGCCTTGCAaaggtattcacccccttggcgtttttcctattttgttgcattacaacctgtaatttaaattgatttttatgtggatttcatgtaatggacaaacacacaatagtccaaattggtgaagtgataTGAAGAACAAAAAAACGTCTTttcaaaaaattaaaaataattaaaaatggacaactggtgtgtgtatgtattcaccccctttgttatgaagcccctaaataagatctggtgcaaccaattaccttcagaagtaacataattagttaaataaagtccacctgtgtgcaatctaagtgtcacatgatctgtcacatgatatcagtatatatacacctgttctgaaaggccccagagtctaccACACCACTAAGCAATGGCCACtaccaagcaagcggcacaatgaagacacagagcaccattagatccattattaaaaatgggaaagaatatggcaccacaacaaacctgccaagagagggccaccaaCCAAACATCATGGACagggcaaggagggcattaatcagagaggcaacaaagagaccaaagataaccctgaaggagctgcaaagctccacagcggagattggagtatctgtccataggaccactttaagccgtacactccacagagctgggctttatggaagagtggccagagaaaaagccattgcttaaagaaaaacattagcaaacacgtttggtgttcgccaaaaggcatgtgggagactccccaaacatatggaagaaggtactctggtcagatgagactaaaatttagctttttggccatcaaggaaaacactatgtctggcgcaaacccaacacctctcatcaccccgagaatatcATCCCCATGTTTTTcatgggcagggactgggaaactggttagaattgaaggaatgatgaatgGCGCTAAATactgggaaattcttgagggaaacctgtttcagtcttccagagatttgagactgggacggaggttcaccttccagcaggacaatgaccctaagcatactactaaagcaacactcaagtaaTTTAAGAGGAAACAttgaaatgtcttggaatggccttgtcaaagcccagacctcaaaccaatctgtggtatgacttaaagattgctgtgtCTTGAAGAATCTGCAAAAAAATCcctgtggctagatgtgccaaacttATAGAGAAATACCCCAAGAgatttgcagctgtaattgctgctaaatgtggctctacaaagtatgtgaatagttatgcacgctcagtttttctttgtttcacaataaaacatattttgcatcttcaaggtGATAGGCGTGTTGTGTaagtcaaatgatacaaaccctccaaaaagctattttaattccaggttgtaaggcaacaaaataggaaaaatgccaaggggggtgaatactttcgcaagccactgtaaatcTGATAACATGTGAAGTACTGGAGCAGTTGAGTAAAGGGGATCGAACCCCACAAACCAACCCTTGATCCCTACAACCCATTCAGTTCAATCTCCACTCAGCATCCATCCTCACTGTGTTCCAGGAAGCTAGCTACTGTAGGCACTTTCTGTAGATCTGACTACTATCTACATGGGGTGTCAGAAGGGATGGAAAGTAAGCTTGTACCTTTTCAGACTGGGCTAGTTGAAAATGTGCCAAATTAGCCCGAGATACATTTTGTCAATTTTGTCTTTTCCATCAATCGCAGATTTTAGAACGTCTTTTAGGAATTGCGGTCTACTACCCCGCTGGCCAATGCCCAAAATCCTGAAATTCCATGCCTGGTTGTAAAACTGATCTGCAGGGCTATCAGTGAGTAGTAACAGGAATtagctactacaactactacagaACAATAACAAcagcaactactactactactactacaactacataactactactgactactactactactactactacagaacaataacaataactactactactactactacactactatgactactatgactactactactacagtacaacaacaactacaactacacTGCTACGACTACTACATTACTACTACTAGCCTATGTGCCTATGTACACTGATGACTCAACATTGTACACAtcagctaccacagcaagtgaaatcacggcaacacttaacaaagagctggaGTCAGTTCTAGCATGGGTGGCAAGTAATAACCTTGTCCTAAATAAATCAAAAACTAAACGCAATGTATTTTTGAAATCATTCGCCAAACACTAAACCTCATCTAAATCTTGTAAAGAATAATGTGGCAACTGAGTaaattgaggagactaaacttgTCACGGCTGTtgtaaggaggagaccaaggcgcagcgtggtatgcgtgaATTCTTCTTTATTACAAgaacgaacactgaacaaacaaacaaaataacaaaaggaaccgtgaagctaatatgagtagtgcagacaggcaactaaacatagaacaagaacACACAAACACCAAAAGGAAAATGGctaccaatcagagacaacgatacacagctgcctctgattgggaaccatatcaggccaccatagacatgcaaatacctagacctacaaaaaccctagacttACAACAAAAAAACTAGACAATGCAAAACTAACGTACCCAcgcaagtcacaccctgacctaaccaaaatataaaggaaacagagatatctcaggtcagggcgtgacagttaatGGACAGTTAAGCGATGGACCatcgctggaggccccggactgggctcTAACTACCATCAGGTCCAAATGACCTGGGACTCAGGGTTCTAACGACCA
Encoded proteins:
- the LOC139382669 gene encoding uncharacterized protein, whose protein sequence is MSTGGVHRGFLRKYGGFKLFKQWKERYLVLTVEGSLRVCRDAESPPDQVVALQWNCEAIVEGREILDLPRLPPGGRRDCCFALILPQEKFLLLLADSPEDCSLWLKLIRKVREGVMSTLVLQRQQSLTPSLTAHITDRDPQPDTPTDRDTASPRATVSTSTPTATPTGTPTVTPTTTPSASRAGSFRDNSLGKSGHQQRDNSLGGGHRQSVRSVRSVASVAPPHRTSDCLRHGNSSDARAVRAVCLLMGGAAASSALGYLQSCSPSSPLTSRASGLQDLGPLGHGGGAGSFSEMGGGSGGSFHCSQDVDNPPQFNSFDFEGGDSDFDAFDCGGFAF